DNA from Rhinatrema bivittatum chromosome 1, aRhiBiv1.1, whole genome shotgun sequence:
TAgaataaagtttccagggctaatttTAATCTATGGGCAGAAACTGGAGTTCTGGTGCTGTGTTCTGTAGTCAGGTTTTAGTCGCAGAAACTTGCATATAGTGCataaaatttatgtgcacaaaaatggttttgcagtgaaacactttttttgTGTTCAGAAAACACACAAAACATgtattctgtgcaaaaaaaaaatggagggggAAGGCCCAATGCTGTCTTTTGTAGTGCTGGAGGTTGCTTCCTACTCCATCCCAGTTCAGTCCCAATGTCAAGAGTTAGCCTTGCTTCTGTTGCAGAGGGTTTGGTTGTCAGGGACTGGCCATTTTTCTCTGTCCATGAGGGGGTGCTGTTTACAGCGAGACACACCTACTTTACAAAGAGCTCATGCTTATACAGTCTGTGGAGCCATGGGAccaaaaggaggcagaggaacagcTATGAAGGCACACCACACCAGAGTTTGATGGGTAGGAAGTGGAAACGAGGAATAAGGGTCAAAGTAGGCTGGGGTAAAGGCTGAGACTGTTTGGTCTGTTTGGGTCAAAAGGAGGGGAGATCTGAGGTTGGATTGAGCTGGAGATAGGGATGAGTATTGAGTTTTTTCCTAGCATAAGAAATTACATGAGGCTACCAGATTTGTAAAATGtacaaatttataaaaaaaaaaaaaaagtaaaacgaGTAGCTTAATCAGTGATTGATAAAGATCAGTAATCAGTCGGGTTTCAAGCCTTCTCTGGGAGTGTATCTGTCTCCTGATGGCCGAGTGCAATGTTCAGTTACTCTTGCATCCTTTAGCTGGTGTAATAGTTAACAAATAGTAAGTAGTGTACTACTTTGTGCTTAGCtttaatacacaaaaaaaaagaaagtaaaaacattaacactgtatttatttttaaacatacagGATTGTGTCAAAAGTGGGCATCAGCTGTCATTGGCAATCTGGTGCAGAACAGAGCCCTAAACTGCTGGCTGAGCAGGGTGGAAATGGTTGCACACAGGGTGGTGGGGGCTGGGATGTAAAGTACTGATCAAATCTGGACATGGCTTCTAAGAGAAAAGTTGaactgtttgtttgttcttttttcttgTCAGGTGCTTGTGCTGTACTTTGCCAAAAGTGCTGAGCTAGCTGATGTACGCTCGGAACACATTTCTGTAGCACAGCAAATAACATCTAAACAGCTCTGGGAAGAAATAGTGAGCCGACATCCAAGGTAGTGTTTATGACCATTAATGAATAGCACATGTGGGAGCTTTTAGGGATTTACAATCCGAAAAGCAATGCAGCTCATTGTCATTAGCTGAAAAAGGACCCAAGAGACTCCACCTTGGGTATTTATGCTTCCTAGTCCTTATGCAGTTGACTAAGAGCCCAAATATATCTTACCATGATTATTTCTCAGATTTTAGAGCCCTAGTGTTTATTTTCCAAGTGGTCCCGCCATTCTGTGTGCACCAGCAAACTTTAATTTTTTCCATTCCCTCATGGTGACATCAGACAAACAATAAAACTGTAGGGCTCCTGTCCCAGAGTTGCAACCCACATCTCTTCAGTTTGAATTAGTGGGGTATAGTGTGGGGGTTTTGTGTTTATTAAAGTAAAGAATAACAACTAAAGTCGCAGCTCTCGGAAGTATGCTGTAGCCTAAAACATTTTGTATTGCTTAGATATAAATAAGGTCTTGAATACCCATGCAGCACACATACTTCCAAAGCAAGGGCATGCTGGGATCTTCtaacctctgtccagcctgcccaaGCTTGGTGCCCTAATTATCACTGCAATTGTTTGATTACTACTTATAGTGTTCATTAAATAAGATGCCCATTGTAATGCCTGTTGACTGATTTAGTCGGTTTGCTCTTACCTTCCCTTCAGACTCGCTGCCATACGAGATCACGTCGTCCTTGCTGTTTGTCAGGAATATGTCATCATTGGAGATCAACTTCTCTTCCTGCAGCCAGGTGACGAGGTCGCCATCATTCCCCCTATCAGTGGAGGTTAGCTCACTGCAGATGAATTCAGGTATCTCTAGTTTCTTTTCATAAACAGCTGGCGAGCGTGGAGCTCTCAGGTTGAGGATTCTGATGGATTCCTTTATCTTTGCTAGGTCGTTGGACTCCATAGATGGTGTCCTCTTTTTTCTACCTCTGGGTGCTTGCCCCCACCTGGCTTTCTTCTGTTCATCAGCCATTCTGTTGATTATAGAGCTGTAAATTGGTGAAAAGTATGGTCAGCAGATATTATGCAAGTGACATTGTTAATAATATCGTTTGCATTTTCATCTTTTGTCCGAAATGGATTCTTCATTGTTTGCTTgtgggtttaaaaaataaaaatggtttccTTAATTGACTGTTTCTGAACTTGGCATTTCAAGAATACTTTCACTAGACAAAGTGTTCTGCATGATCAGTCACATCTTTATAGGTTCAAtgcccaaagagcttacagtgtTAAACTTGAGCATGAAGAGACTAAAGTTACTCTATATAGATAATTTTATTCTGTGAACATGAGATATTTGTTCCATGTTTGACTGTGCAAAATTACTGTCTTAAGGGAGAATGGGGCTGTATTCTTCATGTGAGACAGTAAGTCTTTTTTATTAGTGTTGCCACCTGCCAGGACCCAGGTCAGTATTGACAAAGCAGATGGTTTTGCTCCATTGTATCTCTAGATTTGTAGATCTGGTTATTTTGTTCGAGAATTGCAATGTGGCAACATGTATGGTGACAACACGACTAATTAAGCAAGACATTCCACCCAAAACTAAAAGTAGCCTACTTTCTGGGATGCGCATTCATGGTCACAGATATGTGTGAATCCAAAAAAGCAATCCAATCCCTGTCAGAATCTTCATTTCCCCTGACATGCCCTGAAAATTTGTTATGGATAGGACATCCAAGTACAAAAGTTATTTGTGAGTGTGGGAGGGGTTCCCACACAAATATAGTGATCTCGTAAGCCACCTTTTCTTTAAGTAAGCTTAAAAActgataatataatatatataaccaCTTAAATttaagtaatatatatatatatatatatatatatacatatatactatTATTTGCTTACTGACCAAAGcaaagtacaataaaataaaatggtgatTAGATCTAATAAATATAGGCACAAAACAATACAAaccaacttttcaaaataatCCTGACACGCACAACAAGCAATCACTAAATTCCACACAAGATAACATCCCCTGCTTACTCTTCCCCCACCTCCAATaatcagaaataaaaattaacGGTGTCAGTCCATTGCTGCTACTCCTCATCTTCAATATTCGGTTAGAAAACTTAAAATTGCACCCATTATTAAAACACTGCTTGTCTTTGTAAAATTCAAGCATTTCATTTTTGCAGAGTTATTTCAGATGCATATGCATAGAGTTTATTGTATATAACTCACACATTTTCATTCGTAGTTCAAGATAAGTTgcattcaggtacaataggtatttcCCAGGCCCCAGAGTGCTTACAGTCTATGGGCTCTGTTTACTAAGCTAT
Protein-coding regions in this window:
- the MOCS2 gene encoding molybdopterin synthase sulfur carrier subunit isoform X1, translating into MSCEVLVLYFAKSAELADVRSEHISVAQQITSKQLWEEIVSRHPRLAAIRDHVVLAVCQEYVIIGDQLLFLQPGDEVAIIPPISGG
- the MOCS2 gene encoding molybdopterin synthase sulfur carrier subunit isoform X2; the encoded protein is MKVLVLYFAKSAELADVRSEHISVAQQITSKQLWEEIVSRHPRLAAIRDHVVLAVCQEYVIIGDQLLFLQPGDEVAIIPPISGG